One window from the genome of Cryptomeria japonica chromosome 6, Sugi_1.0, whole genome shotgun sequence encodes:
- the LOC131054832 gene encoding wax ester synthase/diacylglycerol acyltransferase 11 has translation MTLMDDSKLAIRGPPGVEILPKVMTHLTFPMEDITKIKKSVGGTVNDVIMGVILYGFQRYLETTHSHGGNRKEMKKSRVTGLVAINTRVLSGLKDIKEMMKPESEAPWGNRFGLLHIPISTANVESPLDFVRRAKKIIDRKKMSREGFITGRLLSYLGREASAKCFYKTMTNATLTVSNLTGPMEKMALNEIPVKNMFFSVSGLPQTLLLTMVSYMGKLRLDVIGVKGYVDCDSLAKCFGECFEEIKEASNAL, from the exons ATGACATTGATGGACGATAGCAAGCTAGCCATTCGAGGGCCTCCAGGGGTGGAGATTCTGCCTAAAGTTATGACCCATCTCACCTTCCCCATGGAAGACATCACAAAGATTAAGAAATCCGTCGGCGGA ACGGTAAACGATGTGATAATGGGCGTAATACTCTACGGTTTTCAACGATATCTGGAAACTACTCATTCTCATG GAGGAAACAGGAAGGAAATGAAAAAGTCAAGAGTAACAGGGCTTGTTGCAATCAATACAAGAGTTCTGTCAGGATTGAAG GATATAAAAGAGATGATGAAACCTGAAAGTGAAGCACCGTGGGGGAACCGCTTTGGACTGTTGCATATACCCATTTCCACCGCTAATGTGGAGAGTCCATTGGATTTCGTGCGAAGAGCCAAAAAAATCATAGATCGGAAGAAAATGTCACGTGAAGGGTTCATTACAGGTCGACTACTCAGCTACCTGGGCCGAGAG GCGTCTGCTAAATGCTTTTATAAGACTATGACAAATGCAACATTAACAGTATCCAATCTGACCGGCCCGATGGAGAAGATGGCACTGAATGAAATTCCGGTGAAGAACATGTTTTTCTCGGTTTCCGGTTTGCCTCAG ACCCTTCTGTTGACGATGGTGAGCTACATGGGAAAATTAAGGTTGGATGTGATTGGCGTCAAAGGTTACGTAGATTGTGATAGTTTGGCCAAGTGTTTTGGCGAGTGCTTTGAAGAGATCAAGGAGGCCTCCAATGCATTATAG